A stretch of DNA from Anaerobacillus isosaccharinicus:
TTTCTATAGCTGTTGGGGAAGATTGGACTGAGGCAGAACTAAAAGAAATTTATGCTGGGATGTCAAAGCTAGGTAACCAATATTCAATGGATTTGATTGGCGGAGATACCGTTTCATCTAAGCAAGGTTTAATTATTACTGTCACTGTCTGTGGAAAAATCGAAAAAGGAATAAATCTTTTTCGGGATAATGCTAAATCAGGAGATCTTATTTTCGTTGTCGGAGAATTAGGTGCCTCAGCTGCTGGATTAGAGCTATTGTTAAAGAATGGTCTCGAACACCCATATACAGCTTCTGAAAAAATGTTGCTAAAAGCACATCAATTGCCTAAACCGCAAGTGAAGGCAGGGCGTATTCTTGCAAACAGTGGTGAAAATATTTCTTTAAATGATATAAGTGACGGTCTAGCAAGCGAAGCTAATGAGATAGCTGAAGCAAGCAAAGTCGATTTACATATTCATTATGAGAAAATACCAAGAAGTAAATTTTTAGAAGGTTATCCAAGAGACGAGCAAAAACGTTGGTGTCTTTTTGGTGGAGAAGATTATTTTTTAATCGGGACAATGTCTACAGAAGCCTATGAAAAAATTAATCAAACGTTTGATCAACAAGGTATTATGCTTAGTATAATTGGAGAAGTAACATCAGGTACTGGAGCCGTTTATTTAACAGAGCACAATAAAAAAGAAAAGCTACTAAAACAGGGCTTTAATCATTTTAATAAAGGTGAAAACAATGGAAAACTTTAAAGTACATACATCGTCTCCCGAAGAGACAATGGAACTTGCCAACCGACTAGGTAAGCTTCTAGAACCAAGTTCTGTAATTACGTTAGAAGGAGATTTAGGTGCAGGAAAAACTCACTTCACAAAAGGATTGGCTAAAGGTCTAGAGGTAAAAAGAACGGTTAATAGCCCAACCTTTACGATTATAAAAGAATATAAAGGAAGAATGCCTCTTTATCATATGGATGTGTACAGAGTATGTGAGGCTGATGAGGATTTAGGCTTCGATGAATATTTTTATGGGGATGGTGTGACTGTGGTTGAGTGGGCAAGTTTAATAAACGAGCAACTACCAGCTGAGCGCCTTGCCATAGAAATAAAACATGGTGGAGAAGATAAAAGGGAGATTTTCATAAATCCTAAAGGCGAGCGATACATTCTATTATGTAAGGAGTTACTAAAATAATGAAAGTATTAGCAATTGATACGTCTACTTTTGTCTTAGGTGTTGCCTTAGTAGATGAAGATAAAGTAATCGGTGAGGTTATTACGAATTTGAAAAAAAATCATTCGATTCGTTTGATGCCTGCAATTGATGAATTAGTGAAGGATGCTGGGGTTAAACCAAAAGAATTAGACCGCATCGTTGTTGCCCATGGGCCAGGTTCTTACACGGGTGTGAGAATCGGTGTTACTACTGCAAAAACATTAGCATGGACGTTGGGAATCCCGCTTGTAGGTATTTCTAGTTTAGAAGCGATCGCACAAAATGGCCGTTATTTTAATGGTGTAGTCTCCCCTATCTTTGATGCAAGAAGGGGCCAAGTATATACAGGGTTATATGGAGCTAATGACGGCATGCTAACGAATATAGTTGAAGATCAAATTTGCATGGTTGAAGATTGGGCAAATCACTTAAACAATCAGTATGATAAGGTTCTTTTTTTAGGTAATGATCTATCTATTCATAAAGATGTGATAAAAGAGCAGTTAGGTGAGAAAGTACAGTTTGGGGAGTTTAGTGATCATAATCCTAGACCAAGCGAATTAGCAAGACTAGGAATGAAAAGGGACCCTATAAATGATATTCACACGTTTACCCCTAATTACATTCGCTTAGCAGAGGCTGAAACGAATTGGTTAGCAGCCCAAAAAAATAAGGCTTAGATAAGGTAGTTGATTTATGGAGGAAATTTATAAAATTCGATATATGGTTCAAGAAGATATAGATGATGTGTTAATAGTTGAGAAT
This window harbors:
- the tsaB gene encoding tRNA (adenosine(37)-N6)-threonylcarbamoyltransferase complex dimerization subunit type 1 TsaB, yielding MKVLAIDTSTFVLGVALVDEDKVIGEVITNLKKNHSIRLMPAIDELVKDAGVKPKELDRIVVAHGPGSYTGVRIGVTTAKTLAWTLGIPLVGISSLEAIAQNGRYFNGVVSPIFDARRGQVYTGLYGANDGMLTNIVEDQICMVEDWANHLNNQYDKVLFLGNDLSIHKDVIKEQLGEKVQFGEFSDHNPRPSELARLGMKRDPINDIHTFTPNYIRLAEAETNWLAAQKNKA
- the thiL gene encoding thiamine-phosphate kinase translates to MIRDEFDFINKIKPKETQQSSLIKGIGDDAAVFKSDHRFDELICMDTMVEGVHFTKQTMTPFMIGFKALAVNISDIAAMGGMPTYYLVSIAVGEDWTEAELKEIYAGMSKLGNQYSMDLIGGDTVSSKQGLIITVTVCGKIEKGINLFRDNAKSGDLIFVVGELGASAAGLELLLKNGLEHPYTASEKMLLKAHQLPKPQVKAGRILANSGENISLNDISDGLASEANEIAEASKVDLHIHYEKIPRSKFLEGYPRDEQKRWCLFGGEDYFLIGTMSTEAYEKINQTFDQQGIMLSIIGEVTSGTGAVYLTEHNKKEKLLKQGFNHFNKGENNGKL